The sequence below is a genomic window from Pirellulales bacterium.
CCTGGCCTGGGACGCCGGTGGAGTAAAGCAAATAAATATTCTGCGTCCCCCCTTCAAAAAACACCCGCAGGTCGATGGGTTGCGGGTCTGCGCCAACGTAATTTCCCCCAACCGTTAGCATCGAGCTCGACCACGCGTCGTCCTGTCTCAAAGAAAACGATAACTCGTAGTTCTCGGTTGCAGGCACACCATTGTTTACGCGTGCAAATACTTCGACGCGCTGATCGTCATTTTCTCCGGGAAAAAGCGTTTCAAAGCCGATCGATTGTGAGCCGCTGCTAACCGGCCCGACATGAGCCGCCGCGGGATTGCTGCCATCGTTTACCACCCAGGGTCCATAGTTCGTGCCGTCGACCACGACCTTATCGAATGTTCCCCATTCACCTCCTACGGTGTTGGGGTCTCCGATACTACGGGGAGTTGTGACGGAAGCATCGAAAAGGGAGGTATTGTCAAAGTTCTGACTTAGCACGAGACCAGCATTGGCCGTTGTTGCGGCAATCGCGAAAACCAGCCCGCACAGCAGCAACCTTGCATTCATTGATTTCATCTTCTATCTCCTGGCCGATTAAGGCATAAACTTC
It includes:
- a CDS encoding dockerin type I repeat-containing protein codes for the protein MKSMNARLLLCGLVFAIAATTANAGLVLSQNFDNTSLFDASVTTPRSIGDPNTVGGEWGTFDKVVVDGTNYGPWVVNDGSNPAAAHVGPVSSGSQSIGFETLFPGENDDQRVEVFARVNNGVPATENYELSFSLRQDDAWSSSMLTVGGNYVGADPQPIDLRVFFEGGTQNIYLLYSTGVPGQGFWIYTGIQMAEDTWMKMRVVADVNGTNSYNIFVTPEGGSEIAGEQPVPLHMTTREEIWQLDISRQGSSNFSTYFDDFKMGFPSIAVPGDFNGDGNVDGADFVAWQTHFPTVSGATLADGDANGDGAVDGADFVIWQTNFPYPPSPSASPVPEPASAGLLALAGTVLIFWRRNNWTL